One window of Athalia rosae chromosome 4, iyAthRosa1.1, whole genome shotgun sequence genomic DNA carries:
- the LOC125500620 gene encoding dynein axonemal heavy chain 10-like: MAEYNYWHDRENGLSILVEQLKTTVVERIFLLLNKAKSQIPSGFNYYRTDLLKLFHEAADNVKFLYTITRHFKTMAESDNFKSITEQIPSLMEGLRMMWILSRYYCTEERMSPLFERIAWQLRQTVTKHLAVKRLFRQPIQLVLRRTNEAYDMLKQWKISYMTTREAIELSGKGARWEFDKGRLFKETEYIASVCKDLNKICNVLQDFHNIFGAELKAIMNNPEQIDGVIKRVDKLVVPVQQADFDFYTEFNKENWEVLMSSFYDEVSSLENEAKFFINDCFTVLISAEEAMQALLKFKNMKTRDAIQEQLLTKFDVVMQQFIREISGVGQIFNKGKRNPPLLRYHPPVAGGIFWERQLFHRLKRAVLKFQNVKELKNSELKILAFEKYLNIAKQMKLFEDTKYNQWIETACTTVESTLKKSVLTIVACERSKG, from the exons ATGGCCGAGTACAATTACTGGCACGATCGAGAGAACGGGCTTTCCATTCTAGTTGAACAACTAAAAACGACGGTGGttgaacgaatttttctccTGCTTAATAAAGCGAAATCCCAGATCCCCAGTGGGTTCAACTATTACAGAACGGATCTGTTGAAGCTTTTTCACGAGGCTGCGGATAACGTCAAATTCCTTTACACGATCACTAGGCATTTCAAG ACGATGGCAGAGTCGGACAACTTCAAATCGATCACCGAACAGATTCCTTCGCTTATGGAAGGGCTTAGAATGATGTGGATTTTATCTCGGTATTATTGTACCGAAGAAAGAATGTCACCATTGTTCGAACGAATTGCTTGGCAGCTTCGTCAAACTGTTACTAAACACTTGGCCGTCAAAAGATTGTTCAG GCAGCCGATACAGCTTGTTCTTAGAAGGACAAATGAAGCTTACGACATGCTAAAACaatggaaaatttcatataTGACGACAAGAGAGGCTATAGAATTGTCCGGGAAAGGAGCTCGTTGGGAATTCGATAAAGGTCGTTTATTCAAAGAAACGGAATACATTGCCAGCGTGTGTAAAGATCTGAATAAAATCTGTAACGTGCTGCAGGattttcataatattttcGGCGCTGAATTGAAAGCGATTATGAATAATCCTGAACAGATAGATGGGGTGATAAAGCGCGTCGATAAACTTGTTGTCCCAGTACAGCAAgcagattttgatttttacacGGAATTCAACAAGGAAAATTGGGAGGTTTTGATGTCCTCTTTTTACGACGAGGTCTCATCATTGGAAAACgaagcgaaatttttcatcaatgacTGCTTCACCGTTCTGATATCGGCGGAAGAGGCGATGCAAGCTCTCCTCAAGTTCAAAAACATGAAAACACGGGATGCAATTCAGGAGCAGTTGCTTACTAAATTCGATGTTGTCATGCAACAGTTTATTAGGGAAATCTCAGGAGTGggacaaattttcaacaaaggaAAACGCAATCCTCCGCTTCTCAGGTACCACCCACCAGTGGCAGGTGGAATATTTTGGGAACGGCAACTTTTTCATCGACTGAAAAGAGCtgtattgaaatttcaaaatgtgAAGGAACTGAAGAACAGCGAACTGAAAATTCTCGCGTTTGAAAAGTACCTCAACATCGCGAAGCAAATGAAGTTGTTCGAGGATACGAAATACAATCAATGGATCGAAACCGCTTGTACCACCGTTGAGAGTACTTTAAAGAAAAGTGTATTAACTATCGTGGCCTGCGAACGATCCAAAGGTTAG